The nucleotide sequence ccttttatcagagaaactcagtggagctcctgtaatgcaccaattctcctctgggcacagaatctgaggtctggaggaggggcatagagggaggagccagtgcacacgcatactaaaagttctttatagtgcccatatcgcctgcggagcccgtctaaaccccatggtccttacggagtccccagtatcctctaggacttaagagaaataaaagctatacagcaataattagatgcaaacaaaagcttttattatgaaatcatacagaggagtatccgcaccatatagatgtaacatacaacaaaccaccgcagatggaacccgggtgactctaatgcacatggtaatgtacagggtatatatggataggaacttgtatctgaaaacactcgacactccttatcaagatgagtgactgcaacaagttaggcaaacgagaagtgaaaacacgttccaatgggcgccatattgtcgtgcagcaatacagattgtgcaaactggtattagacattcacatttacacaaagcacaagatacaaaataaaacagcagaaaaaagacctaagcatttgggatgtattatttaggaagtaaatagaggtacattaatgaaaagcgtgaatAAGTCATCAGCCTGTTTGTGAAAGTCGTAGAGTGGaggtctcttggactgtgcaaggcagtgagttccatggtcaggccTGCAAAGCTAAACGTTCAACCGTTAAATGAATGACagaagattcttggtactgctggtaacagtccttcatctgtagaagccagcagggcagtaaggaggcagaagctgcttctagtaccttggaccatgtaatgctgGGCTGCCATCATTCACCCGTggtgctcagctagacaaccatttattggtattaggttctcagtacatggagcaaaaagcaggtcatctgcatagcagtggcagaccaggccatgatgtctgattatatcacctagtggtagcatgtatattttataaagcataggagataggattgacccttgaggagCATTGCACGACAGTGatgattatactccagaagatttaaatggtcCCGTACttcggtaatgtctaatatgttcaacaagagcggatttatttatctctcagcatgaaaatggcttctcacctgtgaaatcgctgatgtttaacaagaactgatttccatgcaaaacatttcagaagtacggcttttcacctgtgtgacttctctgatgtgtaacaagatctgatttctgtgtaaaacatttcctacactcagaacaggaatatggcttctcacctgtgtgacttctctgatgtgtaacaagatttgatttatatgcaaaacatttcccacactcagaacaggaaaatgtcttctcacctgtgtgactcctctgatgtgtaacaagatttgatttatatgcaaaacatttcccacactcaaaacaggaatatggcttctcgcctgtgtgacttttctgatgtgtaacaagatatgattttgatgcaaaacatttcccacactgagaacaggaatatggcttctcacctgtgtgactcctcttatGTGTATCAAGatttgatttccatgcaaaacatttcccacactcagaacagacgtacggcttctcacctgtgtgacttctctgatgtataacaagatctgatttccgtgaaaaacatttcctacactcagcacaggtatatggcttctcacctgtgtgacttctctgatgtgtaacaaaagctgatgtctgtgcaaaacatttcccacactcagaacaggaatatggcttctcacctgtgtgacttctctgatgtgtaacaagttctgatttccgtggaaaacatttcctacactcagaacaggaatatggcttctcacctgtgtgacttctctgatgtgtaacaagttctgatttccgtggaaaacatttcctacactcagaacaggaatatggcttctcacctgtgtgacttctctgatgtgtaacaagatctgatttctgtgtaaaacatttcccacactcagaacaggaatatggcttctcacctgtgtgacttctctgatgtataacaagatttgatttatatgcacaacatttcccacactgagaacaggaatatggcttctcacctgtgtgacttctctgatgtgtaacaagttctgatttccgtggaaaacatttcctacactcagaacaagaaaatggcttttcacctgtgtgacttctctgatgtatatcaagagctgatttgtgtgtaaaacatttcccacactcagaacatatcagtggcctctcacttgtcttagctggatgatgggtaataagctttgtgttctgtgtaaaacatttggcatctatagaacagggaaacactgtatctactctcagagctgtaacagatgcaccaatatcagagtgatcaggagaacatttcccatgatcagggggatcagctgatagagctggatgtataattggggtaatggggttatctcctggagaatcaggtctactgtcattatcttttatgtcacaatccggggataccatttgatgtccttctgtgatattcctgcttgtgtgtccatctgctggaaataaaaatacattaaaatataaaatgagtagacaagacccagggtgtttcaggtcacaatatataattctacaactgacatttttttacctgtaatcattaaaaaacaaaaaagctagGATACTTAGGCTGGAGcttgatcatttgggattactaggaggtgacacggacgcttgcgttggattactagaagtgacacggacgcttgtgtgggatgactagaggtgacatggacgctcatgtgggattactagaggtgacatggacgctcatgtgggattactagaggtgacatggacgctcatgtgggattactagaggtgacatggacgctcatgtgggatgactagaggtgacatggacgctcatgtgggatgactagaggtgacatggacgctcatgtgggatgactagaggtgacatggacgctcatgtgggattactagaggtgacatggacgctcatgtgggattactagaggtgacatggacgctcatgtgggattactagaggtgacatggacagtcatgtgggattactagaggtgacatggacaatcatgtgggattactagaggtgacatggacagtcaTGTGGgaatactagaggtgacatggacagtcatgtgggattacaagaggtgacacggacaatcatgtgggattacaagaggtgacacggacaatcatgcgggattactagaggtgacacggacgctcatgttggattactagaggtgaaatggacgctcatgtgggattactagaggtgacatggacgctcatgtgggattactagaggtgacatggacgttcatgtgggattactagaggtgacatggacgttcatgtgggattactagaggtgacatggacgctcatgtgggattactagaggtgacatgggctttgcaataataaaacagcaaagaagagaaagtgctgtcctgtttgcgcactaataaataatatataacctttattaagtacagtaaagtatgtaagataaatcagtgatatataaaacacaaaggtaaatgtataaaaGTGAATAAAGTAATTAAAAAACAAGTGTATTTGTAGTTAAACAgcggcatgtatattatattgggtgttaattgattcagtgctggtaatcctgttcagtaagaatatattaatatattacacccatacgaggaCGGGCTAAATTACATTCAATtatattgtggcagagtttcctccagcggtaatctcaatgtaacatcatactgtatgtataaaaactttatggggggggggattcagttcatTGCAAAAAATTCCCTATCCATTTAGCCGCAAATAGTGGTGAAAATCCTCCATAGGTTTTACTGCAAGTTTTTTTATTTTGCGCACAAATGTCTGCGCACTGAGCAGTTGTGCAGTGTTAGGAGGAACTCGTATAAAAAGGCTTTTTAaaggtttcctactgtattgtgtttctgacctatagtttcttactatatTGTCGTATTGACCTAGTTTCCTAatgtattatcttactgacctatagtttccttccatattgtcttacttaCCTAGAGTTTTCTTCTGTATtcttttactgacctagtttcctactgtattttcctactgacctatagtttcctactgtattgtcttactgacctatactttcctactgtattgtcttactgaccttcaGTTTCCTACTATTGTCTTACTGACCATCAGTttgctactgtattgtcttactgaccttcagattcctactgtattgtcttactgacctatagtttcttactgtattgtcttacttacctagtttccttttgtattcttttactgacctagtttcctactgtattgtcttactggcctatagtttcctactgtcttgtcttactgacctatactttcctactgtattgtcttactgaccttcagtttcctactgtattgtcttactgacctatagtttcctactgtatcgcCTTACTGACcttcagtttcctactgtattgtcttactgacctatagtttcttactgtattgtcttactgacctatagtttcttactgtattgtcttacttacctagtttccttttgtattcttttactgacctagtttcctactgtattgtcttactgacctatagtttcctactgtattgaattactgacctatagtttcctactgtattgtcttactgacctatagtttccttttgtattgtcttactgacctatagttttcaggagaaaaaagaagaaagattcgaaatgccctatggtggtgcacacaatcttatatatatatatttttttttttaaatctttttttattgCGGCAACAAAGAAGTGATACAAACATACCACAATAGTTACAATGTTGATTTGATACGTCCAGTTGCAAAATGTGGACAGAGCAGATATCGTACATTGATGCAAATTCTCGTTATAGTGGAAACAGTCATACAAATAGGTAAATCTGAGTATAACATTAAGTGTTCAAGGTGTACATCTCTTGGTGTCGAGGAAAACGTATTGTATATCAGTATAAATCAGGAATCGTCAACAGCAATGTCCCAAAAATAATTTCTGAACATACAAACACAAATAATACTGCGAGTCCTGAACCTCAACAACGGCCAATATGCAAGAGTaggtgtccccctccccctccctacgCCAAGGCTATCGGAGGATCATGGGTTATCAGCCTGGTAAGATACCATGTGGTGTCTTTAAGACTATAATGAATCTGATTTCTAGTGGTAAGTGGGAGCGTATCTATGTACGACTCCCAgagtgaaaaaaaacgctccacttcCCTTTCCTTATGCAGGAGTGTCTCCATCCAGTCCATTCGAAACAGAAAGTatagtttattaaaaaaacaatggcAACTGAGGGGGTGAATTATCAAGCCAACTCTGCAATATAGTTTTTTTTACCCGCTGCGCTTATGGCCAGTAGTAATTTCTTACTACCCGGGGTTATTCGAAGCATAGGATTAACCATTCCAAAAATTGCCCACTCCGGGGTAAATGGGACATAATTTGTAAATTTTAATTCAGCATATCTGCGTATTAAGTGCCAGAAATATTTTATGATAGGGCAAGCCCACAGGCAATGGTAGTTATCCGCCCCCTCCCGATGACACCTGGGACAGTTATGAGTCGCACAGGTTCCTATATGAAATCCACGTAGCGGGGAAAGATATGCATTATGGAATATGTTTAAGAATAGCTCAGTATACATGCTAGAAGGGAGAGTTCTGCGAGAATACAGAAGGGCCTTTTCCAAATCTTGGATTGTTAGTTCAGGGAAGTGGGACAACCACCCCGACACTCCTCCCGACACTTTAGTATGATCCATAATATCTGAGAAAAGTATAATGGATCGGGATAGCTTTACGTTGAGGGACTGTATTTTTCAAGAGGACGTCTAGGGGGCTATCCCAATCTTTGTCAGAAAAATTCTGTAGGACGTGGCTTACATAAAAGCGTGTCTGCAGGAAGGCCAGAGGATATGGCCTAACCATGGCATATTTAGTAGACAGTTCTGTAAAGGTGAGAGGGCGTTTCTCCCCCGACACTAGAGACCCAATATTCTCTATTCCCGCGAGTCTCCATAGGGTGAAGggatgagcagccatgccgtctaggAATTGAGGATTTTTGACCAGGGGCAGATGTAAAGAATAGAAACCATTGAGTCCAGCCTTGTGACGCAGGATGTGCCAAAGCCTCCGCGTTGTCCAAAGCAAAGGATTCAATTTGATATGTTCCTCCACTTCCTGATCATGTTGATGTAACAACCTTATTAATGCAGTGTCCCTCAAAAATTCCTGTTCCAGAGAGACATCAGTATAAATCGATGTCCCCTGTAGCCAGTCTCTTAAATGTCGCAAGAGAGCTGAGTGATTATACCCAGTGACATAAGGGAAGTTGATGCCGCCATTCGTTTTTGGTTGATATAACTTCCGTAAGGCTATGTGTGCGCGCCCTCccttccatataaatttcctaatCAAAGCGTTCAAGTGAACCGTATCTGCTTTAGTCAAAAGTACTGGAAGGTTTTGTAGTGGGTATAATATTCTAGGTATTGCTACCATTTTTAAGAGATCTGCTCGCCCCAGGAAAGAGGGTGGCAGGCGTTCCCAACGTCTCACATCTTCCATAAGTGTATGTATTACCTTTTTAATATTAAATTGGTATAAATTGACCGGATTTCGGGGTAAAATTAttcccaagtaagggataaatgtTCTGGCCCATTGCAGAGACAAATGGGAGGCCCAGCGAGGTTGAGTTAGTGTACCCCTAAGGAGCATTGCCACAGACTTGTCCATGTTAAGTTGCAGGCCGGATATAGAaccatataaatgaattgtgtgtaataTTTGATATATTTGATATAGGGAGTGTTCCGGGTTGGATACATACAACAAAATATAATACCCTGAAAGGCGTGCCATTGCTGAAGAGTGCGTAGTAAGGGATCCAGTGCTATGTTGAATAGGAGGGGTGATAATGGGCAACCTTGACGGGTGCCTCTTTCTAGTGTAAAGCTTGGGCTTAAAAGGCCGTTAACCAGTAGGGAAGTATTCGGATCGTGGTAGATATATTTTATAAAATTTACAAAACTATCATCAAAGCCTCTCTTTTCTAACACAGTATAGAGGTGCGACCAGAGTATAGCGTCAAAGGCCCTATGGATGTCTAAGCTGACCAATATATTTTGAGTGGGTGCCAGGCGTTGAGCCGCCACAACAGCCGCTATAGCCGTACTAATGGCTCTAACTGCATGACGTCCCTGTACGAATCCCATTTGATGGTCCGAGAGGATTGATGGCAGTATAGCCTGAAGGCGCGTTGCCATGATTTTGGCCACCAATTTGTAATCGACATTTAACAGGCTTATAGGTCTGTAAGACGTCAACAAACTCAGATCCTTGTCTGGCTTAGGGAGTAGGGTCATTAAAGCATCATTGAAAGAGGAGTAGGGAGCTCCCTTTTCGTGTATAGACCTAAATAATTCTAGCAAGGTCGGGGCAATGTGGGCTTGTAAAATTCAGTAATAGTCGCCCGACAGACCATCATGTCCCGGAGACTTTCCATGAGGAAGGTTAGATATGGTTTTATTGATTTCATCCATAGTTATTGGGCCAGCAAGTGCTTCTCTCTGATCAGACATCAATTTAGGAAGCACTGATTTCGAAAGGATAGTCATCTGGTCGGCCAAATTAATAGGGGTTGAGCGaaaataagatttaacttaccggtaaatctatttctcgtagtccgtagtggatgctggggactccgtaaggaccatggggaagacgggctccgcaggagacatgggcacctcaagaaagaatttagattctggtgtgctctggctcctccctctacgtccctcctccagacctcagttagagaaactgagaaactgtgcccggaagagctgatagtacaaggaaaggattttgggaatgcagggtaagactcatacctgccacaccaatcacaccgtataacttgtgataactttacccagttaacagtatgaacaatcacagagcatcagataaactctgatgcaactataacataacccttatttaagtaaTAAATATatgcaagcattgcagaagaagtccgcacttgggatgggtgcccaggatccactacggactacgagaaatagatttaccggtaagtaaaatcttattttctctaacatcctggtggatgctggggactccgtaaggaccatggggattatactaaagctcccaaacgggcgggagagtgcggatgactctgcagcacagaatgagcaaacacagggtcctcctcagccagggtatcaaacttgtagaattttgcaaaggtgtttgaacctgaccaagtagccactcggcaaagctgtaatgccgggactcctcgggcagccgcccaagaatgggccttaactgatttaggcagcggcaacccagccgcagaatgagcctgctgaatcgtgttacagatccagcgagcaatagtttgctttgaagcaggcgccccaagcttgttggaagcatacaggataaacaaagattctgttttcctgaccttagctgttctggctacataaacctttaaagccctgaccacatctagtgactcggaatcctccaagtcagtagtagccacaggcaccacaataggttggttaatatgaaaggatgaaaccactttcggcaggaaattgtgggcgggtccgcaattctgctctatccgcatggaaaaccagataagggcttttatgtgacaaagccgccaattctgacacactcctagccgaagccaaggctaatagcatgaccaccttccacgtgagatattttacatccaccgttttgagtggttcaagccagtgtgatttcaggaaactcaacaccacgttaagatcccaaggtgccactggaggcacaaaagggggctgaatatgcagcactccctttacaaatgtctgaacttcaggcagagaagccagttctttttgaaagaaaatggataaggccgtaatctgaaccttaatggaacccaatttaaggcccaaagtcactcccgactgtaggaagtgaaggaaacggcctagctggaattcctccgtagtggcattcctggcctcacaccaagccacatattttcgccatatacggtgataatgttgagcagtcacatccttcctagcctctatcagcgtaggaatgacctcatccggaatgcctttttctgctaggatccggcgttcaaccgccatgccgtcaaacgcagccgtggtaagtcttggaacagcagtttccctactgaccgcattaaggtggcatacctaatttctctactcagtggtgccgctctagactgggcctcacctatatgggaaaggtctgataccctgttgtcatcctatgctaacttcgtggcaacgttcagatgaattttcgatgagccaggtcgagtgacatcagcttcttcagagatccttcgactgcgtcaggggacgcgaactgtcagtcagtatttggtgcattccagaccttggcatctgaggtctcctggaatgatgacgctctttatgcagccttctggggagggctatcagagcgtatcaaagatgagctcgctgctagagacttgcctttaacattaaacaagctaatttccctctgcactaaggtcgatttacgattccgtgaaagggctgttgaacgaggaagatccacatttcccaggattcctactgtttccattcctcgtcagccatctccgtctagggaggaacctatgcagataggtcgctctcgtttatctcaggcagagcgtagtagacgtcttgctgagcgtctccGTTTGTATTGTGCTGAATCTTCTcatgttatcaagtcctgtcccaagcgtccgggacaacctcaagtcctagcccaccaaagagaagaccagctaggagtgacgaatttctctccatttccaagtaactgcaatctctccgtttctctgcaggtggctcagcgtactaagaatctcactgccttattggattctggagcagccggaaactttattacagagaggttcgttaagcagtggtctctacccactgaaagACTGTCATCActgatatctctaactgccgtggacggcagtaggattcctgatgcggtgattacctccaagactctacctatccgtctgaaggtaggggatcagcatacagaattgatttctttccaggttatcccagggccacccatcctgtggtcctaggccttccatggctacgtctgcataatcctcaagtggattggaagtcgacccgtatcctggcatggggtccttcctgctcagagacctgtctccaaaaagaggttccagttcgcatatcctcctacaagtcttctgatgtcccatCTCCTTCGTGCCAAGtctccaaactacagttttgtccagggtcaccgaatcacaaggctgatgccattTCCCGCttcccgggagcaagaaaatgagtctgagtctactgtcaagcattgtattgttgatccagtggcgttctccgcagtgaggatggactctatggccCCACCAGGGAAAAATttagtgaagccggctttcaggaggaagctcttgcatcgtgcacattcctctcgctttgccggacacgcgggcatacgcaagaccttaaaattcgtttccaggtcaaattggtggccgaccctaaaaaaggacattgctgaacttggggcctcctgcccaaaatctgcccagcacaaagtatcccgccagtcacccactaggcaactggtttccttgtctgttcctcatcgtccgtgggttcattcctcaatggattctgtcatggattccccacttccaagttggcacaagtattcatccagaagttccattccagatggccaggtaaatttaagaagtgtcctggggccactcctaaaagggggggtactgtcacgatccgagtactgaGATACTATCTCCCTTCTGCTTGTacgccctccgccgccattactactatgtttccacattgtgttccaaaccaggttttccatcttacttccagcatgggcgcagccatgttgaatgcaatcacatgttccagttcctccaatctactggctctgaaatctgcataattgcccagccaatgcctgcatagctgcaggtataagtatcctgtgtctggaccagatagatgtcagtgcttccattgtcatcagtgattccagcctgcaagcttcactacagactttctcctgcaaatcCATTCTGtggttcagcctgacttccctggtgattacactctgcctgtgtaacccgacactccagtgttaaccctctacagtctcctttgattcctgtgtttgaactttggcTTTTCGGCAACCATCCTTCATTCCccagttaccagcgcactccagcttcatttACCATCTTCcagcaaaccccagcttcatttattgtttacaggacttttctccatattccaggttactggtctccACCAATTGTGCACCTAAGTATCTTTCTAATATTCTTTTGCacattatttgactttttatttaataaaagcacttaaggaattcccagttgtcgtgctCACGCCCTTGGGCATTCTTTGCTACTGtcaatacgcatgtccaggagtcacatagctcctcctaaatttaagttcccgtcagcccctacaactgaggctcccagtcacggtctccaggcctcagttgtgacactgtggtggcgttgttcgactgtacttgaacagggcggttctgaattaaatgctgggccaggttcaacgcattgaagaccgcccacaattccagaatgttgatcgagaggagagattcctccttggtccaccgaccctgaagggagtgttgctccagcaccgcgccccaacctcttagactggcatctgtcgtcaacaagacccagttggatatccagaagggacgacccctgcacaattgttggtcccggagccaccagtgtagcgacagacggaccttcggagtcaagaggatcatttgagatctgatccggtgagccaggccgtcccacttggccagaatcagcctctggagggggcgagaatggaatggagcatactccaccatgtcgaatgctgataccattaggcacagcacctgcattgctgacgagaaaggaagcaacgaatcccgtcctgaatcttcaggactttctcctgagacaacaaccacctctggttgtgagtgtccaacaatgctaccaggtgcaccatgctctgagcagggactagggaggatttcttacagttgatgagccacccgtgcgcttgtagaaaccggaccgtcattgttaggcgccgggggccgctcgtcggtgcggcccggcacctagcaaccagggacgccgtgcgcgtacagccgccggctccctggcaacgctagacgccgggcgcacggagccgcacggaccctagcaacagggacgccactggcggaccgcgttccccgttgctgggtccatgtaAATTAGTAGGGCacatgtttcctggccgtgcagcaaggcagctgcacggcatttagtccaatcagcctcttaacagctgattggaggactccctgtttaatacactcccagggcttctcacagacgacggtaatagcttcctgcatgctgtatctgtttgctgagagtgtttccagtcctgctgtacccggtcgttcctgtcctcagttgtcctgtactcggaagtcgtcatctgttcctggagtcctgactgagcacctttaaacatccagtggtgttcgtgagtcgcggcgtagcagtgtgttgcggcttggccgctttattacttattatttgtgtttcggagcttttgcggaggattccgctcccacagatccactctggtatccagcggtgctgggtaggagtaacggactagtggattttggttgtccttttatttggcggtttttccgcgcatacttctggtttggttattttgcttgttgcccctggcctgt is from Pseudophryne corroboree isolate aPseCor3 unplaced genomic scaffold, aPseCor3.hap2 scaffold_965, whole genome shotgun sequence and encodes:
- the LOC135048412 gene encoding oocyte zinc finger protein XlCOF7.1-like, encoding MSDQREALAGPITMDEINKTISNLPHGKSPGHDAGEKPYSCSQCGKCCAYKSNLVIHQRSHTGEKPYSCSECGKCFTQKSDLVTHQRSHTGEKPYSCSECRKCFPRKSELVTHQRSHTGEKPYSCSECRKCFPRKSELVTHQRSHTGEKPYSCSECGKCFAQTSAFVTHQRSHTGEKPYTCAECRKCFSRKSDLVIHQRSHTGEKPYVCSECGKCFAWKSNLDTHKRSHTGEKPYSCSQCGKCFASKSYLVTHQKSHTGEKPYSCFECGKCFAYKSNLVTHQRSHTGEKTFSCSECGKCFAYKSNLVTHQRSHTGEKPYSCSECRKCFTQKSDLVTHQRSHTGERPLICSECEKYFTQKSDLITHQRTHIGEKPFPCSECGKCFAHKSHLVIHHRCHTGEKPFPCSECGKCFTQKSHLVIHQRSHTSEKPFPCSECGKCFAHKSALVRHNISHTGEKQFPCSECGKCFAHKSHLVIHYRSHTGEKPFSCSECGKCFAHKSVLVRHHRSHTGEKPFL